The following are from one region of the Pseudomonas lalucatii genome:
- a CDS encoding lysophospholipid acyltransferase family protein: MKKLRLSWRLLRLVAVLGLGALLAGGVSLLERLARHEPMATRQRLTRWFLARLAGVLPFRLRVEGELPRAPMLWVSNHVSWTDIPLLGMLAPLSFLSKAEVRDWPLAGWLAHKAGTLFIRRGSGDSGLLGQQLGAHLRRGRHLLIFPEGTTTDGQSVRTFHGRLLSSAIDSGVALQPVAIRYRRDGQVCPVAPFIGDDDMLSHLLRLLQSEVAEVQIQLLPPIASHGLNRNELARRAQAAVSHALLGEQDAQGAVAPASAAA; the protein is encoded by the coding sequence ATGAAGAAACTGCGTTTGTCCTGGCGCCTGCTGCGCCTGGTGGCCGTGCTCGGCCTGGGCGCCCTGCTGGCCGGCGGCGTGAGCCTGCTCGAGCGCCTGGCCCGGCACGAGCCAATGGCCACCCGGCAGCGCCTGACCCGCTGGTTCCTCGCCCGCCTGGCCGGTGTCCTGCCGTTCCGCCTGCGGGTCGAGGGCGAGCTGCCGCGGGCGCCGATGCTGTGGGTCAGCAACCACGTGTCCTGGACCGATATTCCGCTGCTGGGCATGCTCGCCCCGCTGTCGTTCCTGTCCAAGGCCGAGGTGCGCGACTGGCCCCTCGCCGGCTGGCTGGCGCACAAGGCCGGCACCCTGTTCATCCGCCGTGGCTCGGGCGACAGCGGCCTGCTCGGCCAGCAGCTCGGCGCGCACCTGCGGCGCGGCCGCCACCTGCTGATCTTCCCCGAAGGCACCACCACCGACGGCCAGTCCGTACGCACCTTCCACGGCCGCCTGCTGAGCAGCGCCATCGACAGCGGCGTGGCGCTGCAGCCGGTGGCCATCCGCTACCGGCGCGACGGCCAGGTGTGCCCGGTGGCACCCTTTATCGGCGACGACGACATGCTCTCGCATCTGCTGCGGCTGCTGCAGAGCGAGGTGGCGGAGGTGCAGATCCAGCTGCTGCCGCCCATCGCCAGCCACGGCCTGAACCGCAACGAACTGGCCCGCCGCGCTCAGGCGGCGGTGAGCCACGCCCTGCTCGGCGAGCAGGACGCTCAGGGGGCGGTAGCGCCCGCCAGCGCAGCGGCCTAG
- a CDS encoding ACP phosphodiesterase: MNYLAHLHLGGDAPAQLLGSLYGDFVKGPLAGQWPAEIEAAIRLHRRIDAFTDGHALQVRSRARFPAARRRYAGILLDLFFDHCLALHWADYAEQPLDRFTARVYQVLADEAVLPGRLALIAPRMAAQDWLGSYSDFAVLEQVLAAMQRRLSRPEGLDGAMAELERLYVPLSEDFRLFYPELQRFAAAERGG, translated from the coding sequence ATGAACTATCTCGCACACCTGCACCTCGGCGGCGACGCCCCGGCGCAACTGCTCGGCAGCCTGTACGGCGACTTCGTCAAGGGACCGCTGGCCGGACAGTGGCCGGCGGAGATCGAGGCGGCCATCCGCCTGCACCGGCGCATCGACGCCTTCACCGACGGCCACGCGCTGCAGGTGCGCTCGCGGGCGCGCTTCCCGGCCGCGCGGCGGCGCTATGCCGGCATCCTCCTGGACCTGTTCTTCGACCATTGTCTGGCGCTGCACTGGGCGGACTACGCCGAGCAGCCGCTGGACCGGTTCACCGCGCGGGTCTACCAAGTGCTGGCCGATGAGGCGGTGCTACCGGGGCGACTGGCGCTGATTGCGCCGCGCATGGCCGCCCAGGACTGGCTGGGCAGCTACAGCGACTTCGCGGTGCTGGAGCAGGTGCTCGCCGCCATGCAGCGGCGCCTGTCGCGGCCCGAGGGCCTGGATGGCGCCATGGCCGAGCTGGAGCGGCTGTACGTGCCGCTGAGCGAGGACTTCCGCCTGTTCTACCCCGAGCTGCAGCGCTTCGCCGCCGCCGAGCGCGGCGGCTGA
- a CDS encoding ArsR/SmtB family transcription factor, whose product MAIDIDEVIKALAHPVRRDILHWLKDPQAYFADQEHPLEFGVCAGKIDQRTGLSQSTVSAHLATLQRAGLVSSRKVGQWHFFQRNEANIQAFLRHISQEL is encoded by the coding sequence ATGGCCATCGATATCGATGAGGTGATCAAGGCCCTGGCCCATCCGGTGCGCCGCGACATCCTGCACTGGCTGAAGGACCCCCAGGCCTATTTTGCCGATCAGGAGCACCCGCTGGAGTTCGGCGTGTGCGCCGGCAAGATCGACCAGCGCACCGGCCTGTCGCAGTCGACCGTCTCCGCGCACCTGGCCACCCTGCAACGGGCCGGCCTGGTGAGCAGCCGGAAGGTCGGCCAGTGGCACTTCTTCCAGCGCAACGAAGCGAACATCCAGGCCTTCCTGCGGCACATCAGCCAGGAGCTGTAG